In the Flagellimonas sp. HMM57 genome, one interval contains:
- a CDS encoding c-type cytochrome: protein MKKVLYRHLFSKVLGFSLLVFSTSFYAQEEAAATEVVAEEAAAAGGDAAKGKQLFNQNCAACHALNRKMTGPALANVETRLAEEEGLDKEWLYSWIKNSSAMIKSGDAYANKIYAEYNQAAMTAFPTLSNADIDDILAYTAAPPPAAAAATSAVPTDADAAASGGISNEIILGALTLVFGLLVIMLFLVNNTLRRIAEANGVVLEKEKAEKHTPIWKAFAQNQFLVLVSVIFLLLGSAYFAYGWMMQIGVDQGYAPIQPIHYSHKIHAGDNKIECKYCHSSARVSKHSGIPSLNVCMNCHKSIYEYKGNPEGPSAEDLANGYTNEFYTGEIKKLYKAVGWDEENQKYTGESQPVEWVRIHNLPDFAYFNHSQHVSVAGIECQTCHGPVEEMEIMYQYSPLTMGWCINCHRETNVKVEGNEYYEAIHDELSKKYGVQELTAAMMGGLECGKCHY from the coding sequence ATGAAAAAGGTTTTATACCGCCATCTATTTTCTAAAGTTTTAGGTTTCTCCCTCCTAGTTTTTTCCACTTCATTTTATGCGCAAGAAGAAGCTGCTGCTACCGAAGTCGTTGCTGAAGAAGCTGCTGCTGCAGGTGGTGATGCTGCTAAGGGTAAACAGTTGTTCAATCAGAATTGTGCTGCTTGCCACGCATTGAACCGTAAAATGACTGGTCCTGCATTGGCGAATGTGGAAACGCGATTGGCCGAGGAAGAGGGATTGGATAAGGAATGGCTTTATTCTTGGATAAAGAATAGCTCCGCAATGATCAAATCGGGGGATGCTTATGCTAACAAAATTTATGCGGAATACAATCAAGCTGCTATGACGGCTTTTCCGACACTATCGAACGCCGATATTGATGATATCCTGGCATACACTGCCGCCCCTCCACCTGCCGCTGCCGCTGCAACATCTGCTGTTCCAACTGATGCGGATGCCGCTGCTTCTGGAGGTATATCGAATGAAATTATTCTTGGCGCACTGACACTGGTATTTGGTCTTTTGGTAATCATGTTGTTTTTGGTGAACAATACACTTCGAAGAATAGCCGAGGCCAATGGTGTCGTTTTGGAAAAGGAAAAAGCTGAAAAACATACTCCTATTTGGAAAGCATTTGCCCAAAATCAATTTTTGGTTTTGGTGAGTGTTATTTTTCTGTTATTGGGTAGTGCTTACTTTGCCTACGGTTGGATGATGCAGATTGGGGTCGATCAAGGATATGCGCCTATTCAGCCAATTCATTACTCACATAAAATACATGCGGGTGACAATAAAATCGAATGTAAGTACTGTCATTCTTCTGCAAGGGTTTCCAAGCATTCTGGAATACCATCCTTAAATGTCTGTATGAACTGTCATAAATCCATATACGAGTACAAAGGAAATCCAGAAGGACCAAGTGCAGAGGATTTGGCGAATGGTTATACCAACGAATTCTACACAGGGGAAATAAAGAAGTTATATAAGGCTGTAGGATGGGACGAGGAGAATCAAAAGTACACAGGGGAATCCCAGCCTGTGGAATGGGTTAGGATACATAATCTTCCAGATTTTGCATATTTCAACCACTCGCAGCACGTTTCTGTTGCGGGAATTGAATGTCAGACCTGTCATGGACCGGTGGAAGAGATGGAAATCATGTACCAGTATTCTCCATTGACTATGGGGTGGTGTATCAATTGTCACCGTGAAACCAACGTAAAGGTTGAGGGTAACGAATATTACGAAGCCATTCATGACGAACTTTCCAAAAAATATGGTGTGCAGGAGCTAACGGCTGCGATGATGGGCGGTTTGGAATGTGGTAAATGTCACTATTAA
- the nusA gene encoding transcription termination factor NusA, with product MENLALIESFSEFKDDKFIDRVTLMAILEDVFRNALKKKFGSDENFDIIINPDKGDLEIWRNRIVVEDGEVEEPNEEISLSEARKIEPDFEVGEDVSEEVKLMDLGRRAILALRQNLISKIHEHDNTTIYKQFKDLEGEIYTAEVHHIRHKAIILLDDEGNEIILPKEKQIPSDFFRKGDNVRGVIESVDLKGNKPAIIMSRTSPIFLEQLFFQEIPEVFDGLITIKKAVRIPGEKAKVAVDSYDDRIDPVGACVGMKGSRIHGIVRELGNENIDVINWTNNSQLMVTRALSPARVSSVKLNDEKKTAQVYLKPEEVSKAIGRGGHNIRLAGQLTGYEIDVFREGVEEDVELTEFSDEIEAWVIDEFKKIGLDTARSVLEQDVNDLIKRTDLEDETVQNVVRILKEEFED from the coding sequence ATGGAAAACCTAGCGCTCATCGAATCCTTTTCGGAATTCAAGGACGATAAGTTTATAGATAGGGTAACGCTTATGGCAATTTTGGAAGATGTGTTCCGAAATGCACTTAAGAAAAAGTTTGGTTCTGATGAGAATTTTGACATCATTATCAACCCGGACAAAGGAGATTTGGAGATTTGGAGAAACCGTATAGTGGTAGAGGACGGCGAGGTAGAAGAGCCCAATGAGGAAATTTCACTATCCGAAGCTAGGAAGATTGAACCAGACTTTGAAGTTGGAGAAGATGTTTCTGAAGAGGTAAAATTAATGGATCTAGGAAGAAGGGCCATTTTGGCGTTGCGTCAAAACTTGATTTCCAAGATTCATGAGCATGACAATACGACCATTTACAAGCAGTTTAAAGACCTTGAAGGGGAGATTTATACTGCCGAAGTACATCATATTCGCCATAAAGCGATTATTTTGTTGGATGATGAAGGAAATGAAATCATACTTCCAAAGGAAAAACAGATTCCTTCAGACTTTTTTAGGAAAGGGGATAATGTAAGGGGAGTAATCGAAAGTGTTGATCTGAAGGGAAACAAACCTGCAATCATCATGTCCAGAACTTCGCCTATTTTCTTGGAACAATTATTTTTCCAAGAAATACCAGAAGTTTTTGATGGATTGATCACAATAAAGAAAGCGGTGAGAATACCTGGTGAAAAAGCCAAGGTGGCCGTGGATTCTTACGATGATAGAATTGACCCCGTTGGTGCCTGTGTGGGTATGAAAGGTTCTCGTATTCATGGTATCGTTCGGGAATTGGGCAATGAAAATATTGATGTTATCAATTGGACCAACAATTCCCAATTAATGGTAACACGTGCATTGAGTCCTGCAAGAGTGTCATCCGTTAAACTTAATGACGAGAAGAAAACAGCGCAGGTATACTTAAAGCCAGAGGAAGTTTCGAAGGCGATAGGTAGAGGAGGGCACAATATCCGATTGGCAGGACAATTAACTGGATATGAGATAGATGTGTTCCGTGAAGGTGTTGAGGAAGATGTGGAATTAACGGAGTTCTCAGATGAAATAGAAGCATGGGTCATTGACGAGTTTAAGAAGATTGGTCTGGACACTGCAAGAAGTGTTCTGGAACAAGATGTCAATGATTTGATAAAGCGTACGGATTTGGAAGACGAGACCGTTCAGAATGTAGTACGTATCCTTAAGGAGGAATTTGAAGATTAA
- the rimP gene encoding ribosome assembly cofactor RimP, producing MFKEKVKSLLDKALEEKPSLFLIDFSVENSNTIRVVLDGDEGVDLQDCMDVSRAIEHNLDREEEDFSLEVTSAGATSPLELPRQYKKNIGRKLMVRVAGEELEGNLTQATEDKITLEWKAREPKPVGKGKVTVQKKREIAFSDIHEAKVILKF from the coding sequence ATGTTTAAGGAAAAAGTAAAATCATTGTTGGATAAAGCATTGGAAGAAAAGCCATCTTTATTTTTGATTGATTTTTCGGTTGAAAACAGCAATACAATTCGGGTCGTGTTAGATGGGGATGAGGGAGTTGACCTTCAGGATTGTATGGATGTCAGTAGGGCCATTGAACATAATTTAGATCGTGAAGAGGAAGATTTTTCATTGGAAGTCACCTCTGCCGGGGCTACCTCACCGTTAGAGCTCCCACGTCAGTATAAGAAGAATATTGGTAGAAAACTGATGGTAAGAGTGGCGGGCGAAGAGCTGGAAGGAAATCTGACTCAAGCAACAGAAGATAAAATTACCCTGGAGTGGAAGGCAAGAGAGCCCAAGCCCGTTGGTAAAGGGAAAGTTACGGTACAGAAAAAGCGTGAAATTGCGTTTTCTGATATCCATGAAGCAAAAGTTATATTAAAATTTTAA
- a CDS encoding SPOR domain-containing protein gives MKSLVFIILTAGLTASLSAQEGSITIEQDPRIDELVKRYSEVNSKTDFYQIQVGFGSYQKAQNLKAKVDIDFPTWYSKIEFESPTYRVRLGKFKTKLEAERKYLEVRKKYPDAMLLKPENDSR, from the coding sequence ATGAAATCCCTTGTATTTATTATACTTACCGCTGGTTTAACAGCATCACTATCAGCTCAGGAGGGTAGCATTACTATTGAACAAGACCCTCGTATCGATGAATTGGTGAAACGATATAGTGAAGTGAATTCCAAGACAGATTTTTACCAAATTCAAGTCGGTTTTGGCAGCTATCAGAAAGCTCAAAATCTCAAAGCAAAAGTTGATATTGATTTTCCAACGTGGTATTCGAAAATCGAATTCGAATCTCCTACCTACCGAGTTAGATTAGGTAAATTCAAAACAAAATTAGAGGCCGAACGAAAATATTTGGAGGTACGAAAAAAGTACCCAGATGCCATGTTGTTAAAGCCTGAAAATGATTCCAGATAA
- a CDS encoding DUF6443 domain-containing protein gives MIKYINKNIAQLIVALGIFLTTINNINAQSCYGATAPQIDFPENGGFASRTITHNCSGGFFSLGSFPDWVTSANIVGTTLTVNVPENTDEERSGWVNILWNNGLSGRVKVTQDGTPPPPPPPPPSCTVTGFDNGDALDGSQQTITYTLVYSNCSGQTSYSFKELNENYEPVDLPYWVSVTQPNQTTINVTFLSNDTANERSVIIVGNDPNGVFPGINESFTQPCLARTWYADSDGDGFRNPDSIGEPDCNNRQGNWTTNPILDNCPNEYDGSNECHNALPDNPSDQNYIYTRTYQKNAADMQAEDGIDQNNFNFFTQSEAVIQSIVYFDGLGRPMQQVAIAQSAVDGANLGKKDIVTHIEYDNFGRQIREWLPFVEPNGEMGKFRTGDMKGATRDYYDDPNTYGDDFPSVSGIDVNPYSEKYFETSPLNRILKQAAPGEDWALAKDAQGSVVPDADDHAIEFGYLANSTDEVRLFLVNLDMGRDNPVLNLNAYYTANELYKTITRDENHSTVSGKLHTIEEFKNKQGQVVLKRTYADIDLNDDGTVQSNEKEIPHDTYYVYDDYGNLTYVIPPKVDTSNGVTTVERNELCYQYKYDHRNRLVEKKLPGKGWEHIVYNTLDQPVMTQDTVQRANNEWSYTKYDAFGRVVLAGILDLNVTRTQAQANVESAAAQYEERVGDVYTNNTYPSIFNSSGVPQIHVLNFYDDYNFPLFGYSLPTTVLGQTVAQNVKGLSTGGGILVLDGNDDKWIRWAKAYDEKGRVIAEGNINELLQTFIQIETKLDFVGRPEKVVTTHTKGANAPIVTVDNFEYDHVGRLLSQTQCIGDGTLGDTCPRDNGGGMGQIDVDLLLSGNITTDQVASNSIAVSPVTTISGDVTLRIEGSSGAEELIVYNKYDELGQLIAKKVGGIPGADYGATAGLQTVNYEYNVRGWLKQINNTASLGNDLFAFGINYNTVDHGGTPLFNGNISETKWRTANTDDSSLKHYRYSYDALNRITGAIDNTGRYNLADVTYDKMGNLETLKRLGWTSASPSLANNTGFGTMDDLVYTYDSGNKLTNVADNNASDTYGFVDANGSGTEYTYDVNGNMTSDANKGITSITYNHLNLPMSISINGNGNNGTISYIYDATGTKLRKTVGSSVTDYAGNFVYQNGQLQFFNHLEGYVTPDGQGSYDYVYNYKDHLGNVRLSFMDNNGTTEIVEENNYYPFGLEHKGYNDVVSPLGNSTAQRWKFGGKEYQEELGLEWYDVSARNYDPALGRWMNIDPLAEQMRRHSPYNYAFNNPIIFTDPDGMSPLLQIINLKGEIIYDDGTNDGDVNVALTFDSELSEGDQQLEITKDGKLVGDDGLLNFYVDSQIKQATPDADFGEVTVSTDADDKSETFATSIGGIQISDGKVVKTPTEEKTLDISIDRNKSEHTSLNNVYNLRSTLEHEEGHISQRGDTKVFNNSKEYTKYREEGAYKKQKQSPTFSKTTQKYKDEVNKQQKALK, from the coding sequence ATGATAAAATATATAAACAAAAATATTGCACAACTAATTGTTGCTCTTGGTATTTTTTTAACAACGATCAACAATATAAATGCACAATCTTGTTACGGTGCCACGGCACCGCAAATAGACTTTCCTGAAAATGGCGGTTTTGCATCAAGGACCATTACCCATAACTGTTCCGGAGGTTTCTTTAGTTTGGGAAGTTTTCCCGACTGGGTCACCAGTGCGAATATTGTTGGAACTACCCTAACAGTAAACGTTCCTGAAAATACTGATGAAGAACGTAGCGGTTGGGTCAATATTTTGTGGAACAATGGATTATCGGGCAGGGTAAAAGTGACCCAAGATGGTACACCCCCGCCCCCTCCGCCGCCCCCTCCAAGCTGCACGGTAACGGGCTTTGACAATGGCGATGCCTTGGATGGTAGCCAACAGACCATTACCTATACTCTAGTGTATTCAAACTGTAGTGGTCAGACTTCTTATAGTTTCAAAGAATTGAACGAAAATTATGAACCTGTAGATCTTCCCTATTGGGTCAGTGTGACCCAACCTAACCAAACGACCATAAACGTTACATTCCTTTCGAACGATACGGCCAACGAACGGTCGGTCATAATAGTCGGAAATGATCCAAATGGGGTGTTCCCCGGAATCAACGAGTCTTTTACGCAACCTTGTTTGGCAAGAACATGGTATGCAGATAGTGATGGGGACGGGTTTAGAAATCCAGATAGTATAGGTGAACCTGATTGTAACAACAGACAAGGTAATTGGACCACAAATCCTATTTTGGATAACTGTCCCAACGAATATGATGGTTCTAATGAATGCCATAATGCGTTGCCCGATAACCCTTCGGACCAAAACTATATTTATACCCGTACTTACCAGAAAAATGCAGCCGATATGCAGGCTGAAGACGGTATAGACCAGAATAATTTTAACTTTTTCACACAATCTGAAGCGGTCATTCAGAGCATCGTCTATTTCGATGGCCTGGGAAGACCTATGCAACAAGTTGCCATTGCACAATCTGCAGTGGATGGGGCCAACCTTGGAAAAAAGGACATCGTTACCCATATAGAATATGATAATTTTGGAAGACAGATCAGGGAATGGCTGCCCTTTGTGGAGCCCAATGGCGAGATGGGCAAGTTTAGGACAGGAGACATGAAAGGTGCCACTCGAGATTATTATGACGACCCGAATACCTACGGGGATGACTTTCCCAGTGTATCGGGAATCGATGTAAATCCCTATTCGGAAAAGTATTTTGAAACTTCCCCCCTGAACAGGATACTCAAACAAGCCGCCCCAGGTGAGGATTGGGCGCTGGCCAAAGATGCCCAGGGCAGTGTAGTGCCAGATGCTGATGACCATGCCATAGAGTTTGGTTATTTGGCAAACAGCACCGATGAGGTACGTCTTTTCCTTGTTAACCTTGATATGGGAAGAGACAATCCAGTTCTTAATCTCAACGCTTATTATACCGCCAACGAGTTGTACAAGACCATTACTCGTGACGAAAACCATAGCACTGTCAGCGGCAAGCTTCATACCATTGAAGAATTTAAGAACAAACAGGGGCAGGTAGTACTTAAACGCACCTATGCGGATATAGATCTAAATGATGATGGTACCGTTCAGTCCAATGAGAAGGAAATCCCGCACGACACCTACTACGTCTACGACGACTACGGAAACCTTACCTATGTGATACCACCAAAGGTGGACACTTCCAATGGGGTGACCACTGTGGAACGCAACGAACTCTGCTACCAGTACAAATACGACCACCGTAACCGACTGGTGGAAAAAAAGCTGCCGGGCAAGGGCTGGGAACATATCGTCTATAATACCTTGGACCAACCCGTAATGACACAGGATACGGTGCAACGGGCCAATAACGAATGGTCCTACACCAAGTACGATGCCTTTGGCAGGGTGGTACTGGCGGGAATACTGGACCTTAACGTAACACGCACCCAGGCACAGGCCAATGTGGAAAGTGCCGCTGCACAATACGAAGAACGTGTAGGAGATGTGTATACGAACAATACCTATCCATCCATTTTCAATAGTTCTGGTGTACCGCAGATACACGTCCTCAACTTTTACGATGACTACAATTTTCCGCTTTTTGGCTATTCACTTCCCACTACGGTATTGGGACAAACGGTTGCACAGAACGTAAAGGGGCTGTCCACTGGTGGGGGCATATTGGTGCTGGACGGTAACGATGACAAATGGATCAGGTGGGCCAAGGCCTACGACGAGAAAGGCAGGGTCATTGCAGAGGGGAACATCAATGAACTGTTGCAGACCTTCATACAAATAGAGACAAAGCTCGACTTTGTGGGCAGGCCCGAAAAGGTGGTCACCACCCATACAAAGGGTGCTAACGCCCCTATTGTGACCGTGGACAACTTTGAATACGATCATGTGGGCAGATTGTTGAGTCAGACTCAGTGTATTGGAGACGGTACCTTAGGCGATACTTGCCCTAGAGATAATGGGGGTGGTATGGGCCAAATTGATGTTGACTTGCTCTTATCTGGTAATATTACCACGGACCAAGTGGCTTCCAATAGTATTGCCGTTAGCCCTGTCACCACCATTAGTGGGGATGTTACCCTGCGTATTGAAGGTAGCAGTGGAGCAGAAGAGCTCATAGTATATAACAAATACGACGAACTGGGACAATTGATTGCCAAAAAAGTGGGCGGAATCCCTGGAGCGGATTATGGTGCCACTGCTGGACTACAAACGGTCAACTATGAGTACAACGTAAGGGGGTGGCTCAAACAGATCAACAATACGGCATCCTTGGGCAATGACCTTTTTGCTTTCGGCATCAACTACAATACGGTCGACCATGGCGGCACTCCATTGTTTAACGGAAACATATCCGAAACGAAATGGAGAACGGCGAATACAGATGACAGTTCCTTGAAGCACTACCGGTATTCCTACGATGCTCTCAATAGGATCACGGGTGCAATTGATAACACGGGGAGGTACAACCTTGCCGATGTCACCTATGACAAGATGGGGAACCTAGAGACATTGAAACGCCTGGGATGGACAAGCGCAAGCCCTTCCTTGGCGAACAACACGGGCTTTGGCACGATGGACGACTTGGTGTACACCTATGATAGCGGAAACAAGCTCACCAATGTTGCGGACAACAATGCAAGTGACACCTATGGTTTTGTGGATGCCAACGGTAGTGGAACCGAATATACCTATGATGTAAACGGGAACATGACCTCCGATGCCAACAAGGGGATAACAAGTATTACCTACAACCATTTGAACCTGCCCATGAGCATTTCGATAAACGGGAACGGCAACAACGGTACCATTTCGTATATTTACGATGCCACGGGGACCAAGTTGCGCAAGACCGTGGGAAGTTCTGTGACAGACTATGCGGGCAACTTCGTGTACCAAAACGGGCAGTTACAGTTCTTTAACCACCTAGAGGGCTATGTGACCCCAGACGGACAGGGAAGCTACGACTATGTCTACAATTACAAGGACCACTTGGGGAACGTGCGGTTGAGCTTTATGGACAACAACGGCACCACCGAAATCGTGGAGGAGAACAACTACTATCCCTTCGGACTTGAACATAAAGGGTACAATGATGTGGTGTCACCATTGGGCAACAGTACCGCACAACGGTGGAAGTTTGGTGGGAAAGAATACCAAGAAGAATTAGGGCTTGAGTGGTATGATGTAAGTGCACGTAATTATGATCCTGCCTTGGGAAGATGGATGAACATCGATCCATTGGCCGAGCAGATGCGTAGGCACTCACCGTATAATTATGCGTTCAACAATCCAATAATATTTACTGACCCTGATGGAATGTCTCCTTTGTTGCAAATAATCAACCTGAAAGGTGAAATAATATACGATGATGGAACAAATGATGGAGATGTTAATGTTGCCCTTACTTTCGATAGCGAATTAAGCGAAGGGGATCAGCAATTGGAAATCACCAAGGACGGCAAACTTGTGGGTGACGATGGCCTACTGAACTTTTATGTTGATTCTCAAATAAAACAGGCCACACCCGATGCAGATTTTGGAGAGGTTACCGTTTCAACGGATGCAGATGATAAATCAGAAACTTTTGCGACCAGTATAGGTGGTATTCAAATAAGTGATGGTAAAGTGGTCAAGACGCCAACCGAAGAGAAGACGTTAGACATCTCAATTGATAGGAATAAATCTGAGCATACGTCTTTGAATAATGTTTATAACCTGAGAAGTACTTTAGAGCATGAGGAAGGACATATATCTCAAAGAGGTGACACCAAAGTTTTTAATAATAGTAAAGAATACACGAAATATAGGGAGGAAGGGGCTTATAAAAAACAAAAGCAATCCCCAACTTTTTCCAAGACCACCCAAAAATATAAGGATGAAGTTAACAAACAGCAAAAGGCTTTAAAATGA
- the infB gene encoding translation initiation factor IF-2 produces MAGNPTIRLNKVLRELNISLDRAVDHLSSVGHEVEARPTTKITDEVYQVLLDEFQTDKSKKVASKEVGEEKRKEKEALRVQIEQEQEERRLAREKRNAQQVIKAKVELSGPKTVGKIDLDKKPEPPKAEEEPKAVEEAPAAVQKEEEKVEETPVVAQKEEEKPVAQVKKVEAEVKEEPKKAVEPQKAVEPEKEDDEPKEPEAIQTQYKKLSGPKITGDKIDLSQFNKPKKKKEEVKKPAASSSDSSADRRKRRKRIISKNPSQSGGGNRPNNRGGNNSGPGRRGNQRTSAPKVEPTEEEVQKQVRETLEKLQGKSSKGKGAKYRREKRDQHRQQTEKDLELQELESKVLKVTEFVTVNEVATMMNVSSTQIISACMSLGIMVTMNQRLDAETLSIVAEEFGYEVEFVTADIEEAIEEEVDAPEDLKPRAPIVTVMGHVDHGKTSLLDYVREENVIAGESGGITQHIGAYGVSLKDGQRITFLDTPGHEAFTAMRARGAQVTDIAIIVVAADDDIMPQTKEAISHAQAANVPIVFAINKIDRPTANPDKIKEGLAGMNLLVEDWGGKIQSHDISAKTGQGVNELLEKVLLEAELLELTANPDRLASGTVVEAFLDKGRGYVSTILVQTGTLEIGDYVLAGTCSGKVKAMQDERGNNIKKAGPATPISILGLDGAPQAGDKFSVLEDEREAKQIATKRSQLQREQSVRTQRHITLDEIGRRIALGDFQELNIILKGDVDGSVEALTDSFQKLSTDEIQVNIIHKGVGAITESDVLLASASDAIIIGFNVRPMGNARMVADKEEIDIRMYSIIYDAINDLKDAMEGMLSPEMKEEITGNAEIRETFKISKIGTIAGCMVTSGKIFRNSRIRLIREGVVVYTGELASLKRFKDDVKEVSKGYDCGLQIKNYNDIKEGDIVEAFQEVAVKKKL; encoded by the coding sequence ATGGCAGGAAACCCAACAATAAGGCTTAATAAAGTTCTCAGGGAATTGAATATTTCCCTGGATAGGGCTGTGGACCACCTTTCTTCCGTAGGGCACGAGGTTGAGGCAAGGCCTACAACAAAGATTACGGATGAGGTGTATCAAGTGCTGTTGGATGAGTTCCAAACAGATAAGAGCAAAAAAGTAGCTTCAAAAGAAGTTGGTGAAGAAAAGCGTAAAGAAAAAGAAGCGCTGAGAGTTCAAATTGAACAAGAACAGGAAGAACGAAGACTTGCCAGGGAGAAAAGAAATGCTCAGCAGGTCATTAAGGCGAAGGTAGAATTATCCGGGCCTAAAACGGTAGGCAAAATAGATTTGGATAAAAAACCAGAGCCGCCAAAAGCCGAAGAAGAGCCTAAAGCAGTTGAGGAAGCACCGGCAGCTGTTCAAAAAGAAGAGGAAAAGGTTGAAGAAACACCGGTTGTTGCACAAAAAGAAGAGGAAAAACCAGTTGCTCAGGTAAAAAAAGTAGAAGCAGAGGTAAAAGAAGAGCCTAAAAAGGCCGTTGAGCCACAGAAAGCTGTGGAGCCAGAGAAAGAGGATGATGAGCCCAAAGAGCCCGAAGCAATACAAACACAGTATAAAAAACTTAGTGGTCCAAAAATCACTGGGGACAAAATAGATCTTTCCCAATTTAACAAGCCCAAGAAAAAGAAGGAAGAGGTGAAAAAGCCTGCTGCTTCATCTTCGGACAGCAGTGCGGATAGGAGAAAACGCCGTAAGCGTATCATTAGTAAAAATCCATCCCAGAGTGGAGGCGGAAACCGCCCGAACAATAGGGGAGGAAATAATAGTGGTCCGGGCAGAAGGGGTAATCAACGTACATCTGCTCCAAAAGTAGAGCCAACAGAAGAAGAAGTACAAAAACAAGTACGGGAAACCTTGGAAAAACTTCAGGGTAAATCCAGTAAAGGTAAAGGTGCAAAATACCGTAGGGAGAAAAGAGATCAGCATCGTCAGCAGACGGAGAAAGATCTCGAGCTTCAGGAATTGGAGAGCAAAGTGCTTAAGGTTACGGAGTTTGTTACCGTAAACGAAGTGGCCACTATGATGAATGTGTCGTCTACACAAATTATATCTGCCTGTATGTCCTTGGGGATCATGGTGACCATGAACCAACGATTAGATGCAGAAACACTTTCTATAGTAGCCGAGGAATTTGGATATGAAGTAGAGTTCGTTACTGCAGATATCGAAGAGGCTATAGAGGAAGAGGTTGATGCGCCAGAAGATTTAAAACCGAGAGCGCCTATTGTTACGGTAATGGGTCACGTAGATCATGGTAAAACATCGTTGTTGGATTATGTGAGAGAAGAAAATGTTATTGCCGGTGAAAGTGGTGGAATTACCCAACATATTGGCGCATATGGAGTGTCTTTAAAAGATGGTCAAAGAATAACATTCTTGGATACACCGGGTCACGAGGCCTTTACGGCGATGCGTGCACGTGGTGCCCAAGTAACGGACATCGCCATTATTGTTGTGGCTGCTGATGATGACATTATGCCTCAGACCAAAGAAGCCATAAGTCATGCGCAAGCGGCAAATGTTCCGATCGTATTTGCTATAAATAAGATTGATAGGCCTACGGCCAATCCAGATAAAATCAAAGAAGGTTTGGCAGGTATGAATTTGCTGGTAGAAGACTGGGGAGGTAAAATACAATCCCATGATATTTCCGCAAAAACGGGCCAAGGTGTGAACGAACTTTTGGAAAAAGTACTGCTTGAAGCTGAATTATTGGAATTAACGGCAAATCCTGACCGATTGGCTTCAGGAACTGTAGTTGAGGCTTTCTTGGATAAAGGTAGAGGATATGTATCCACTATTTTGGTCCAGACAGGAACACTTGAAATAGGGGATTATGTACTTGCGGGAACTTGTAGTGGTAAAGTAAAGGCCATGCAGGATGAACGTGGTAACAACATCAAAAAGGCAGGACCCGCCACACCAATTTCAATTTTAGGTTTGGATGGTGCGCCACAGGCAGGAGATAAATTTAGTGTACTGGAAGATGAGCGGGAAGCGAAGCAAATTGCGACCAAGCGTTCACAGTTGCAGCGCGAACAATCCGTTCGTACGCAGCGACACATTACTTTGGATGAAATTGGAAGAAGGATTGCCTTGGGCGATTTCCAAGAACTTAATATTATCCTTAAAGGTGATGTGGACGGTTCTGTAGAAGCACTGACAGATTCATTCCAGAAATTATCTACCGATGAAATTCAGGTAAATATTATTCACAAAGGAGTTGGGGCCATCACGGAATCGGATGTGCTTCTGGCCAGTGCTTCGGATGCGATAATCATCGGATTTAATGTTAGGCCAATGGGCAATGCTCGTATGGTGGCTGATAAAGAGGAAATAGATATCAGAATGTATTCTATCATTTACGATGCTATCAACGACCTGAAGGATGCTATGGAAGGTATGTTGTCACCTGAAATGAAAGAAGAAATTACTGGTAACGCGGAGATTAGGGAAACCTTCAAGATTTCTAAAATCGGAACTATTGCCGGTTGTATGGTGACCAGTGGCAAGATATTCAGGAATTCCAGAATCAGGCTTATTCGTGAAGGGGTTGTAGTCTACACGGGTGAGTTAGCTTCTTTAAAACGCTTTAAGGACGATGTAAAGGAAGTGTCCAAAGGATATGATTGCGGATTGCAGATCAAGAATTATAATGATATAAAAGAAGGTGATATCGTGGAGGCATTCCAGGAAGTTGCCGTTAAGAAAAAGCTTTAG